A genome region from Brassica oleracea var. oleracea cultivar TO1000 chromosome C2, BOL, whole genome shotgun sequence includes the following:
- the LOC106324870 gene encoding phosphatidylinositol 4-kinase beta 1-like, producing the protein MTMGRFLSLVRGDSAESPREITSPSNLISESAGSNGWLIRFFDSAFFCEWIAVSYLYKHPHAGVRDYLCNRMYTLPLSGIESYLFQICYMMVHKPSPSLDKFVIDICAKSLKIALKVHWFLLAELEDSEDSEGIGRIQEKCQIAATIMGEWSPLMRVQSEVSTPGSKNQVLSRLLSSKQKLFSLKLSPPMQKSLSFSPSPGSSVQDDGSQLPAEDSKIFKKLIPSPKVRDALMFRKSGERDDEESEKEGFFKRLRRDSKGEGDETTSNSEGFFKRLMKDNKAEDEEVTNSSEGFFKRLLSSKGENEELTSSSDGNGMFKRLLRDNKGDEEDLSANSESFFKRLLRENKKEDEESNANSEGFFKKLFRDSKTEEDKVPKAIDDEDKDGFFKKLFKDKVDDKRHADEKNETNGAVLADDKSGEEDEREGFFKKLFKEKPDDKKDIVKADDGSESEGDESPEFSLFKRLFRTHSEDAKPTSEIENTSNGIVESSPGTENFFRKLFRDRDQSVEDSELFGSKKHKEKRPGSPKQQDDTTAGKPPLPKNTASQFRKGAYHESLEFVQALCETSYGLVDVFPIEDRKIALRESLAEINFHLSEAETTGGICFPMGRGVYRVVHIPEDESTLLNSREKAPYMISVEVLKAATPSAKDTSNSQKLSRGGIPLANGDAFFQKQPAWAYPLWTTQEAYRNSADRMSLSTAQAIDQAMTPKPDVKVKLVSVSLSVESCTVSLESLSDPFDDVLAEAPRTGLNSDLEWVRVVVTADPGLRMESIPDPAVPRKKEHRRVPSTVAMEEVRAAAAKGEAPPGLPLKGAGQDSSDAQPRANGGMLKEGDALSGELWDGKRERIRKASIYGNLPGWDLRSIIVKSGDDCRQEHLAVQLISHFYDIFQEAGLPLWLRPYEVLVTSSYTALIETIPDTASIHSIKSRYPNITSLREFFAAKYKENSPSFKLAQRNFVESMAGYSLVCYLLQVKDRHNGNLLLDEEGHIIHIDFGFMLSNSPGGVNFESAPFKLTRELLEVMDSDADGVPSEFFDYFKVLCIQGFLTCRKHAERIILLVEMLQDSGYPCFKGGPRTIQNLRKRFHLSLTEEQCVSLVLSLISSSLDAWRTRQYDYYQRVLNGIL; encoded by the exons ATGACGATGGGACGGTTTCTATCACTCGTTCGAGGTGACTCAGCTGAGTCGCCTCGCGAGATCACCTCACCGAGTAACCTCATCTCCGAGTCCGCTGGCTCCAACGGTTGGCTTATTAGGTTCTTCGATTCAGCTTTCTTCTGCGAGTGGATCGCTGTTAGTTACCTCTACAAGCATCCTCACGCTGGTGTTAGGGATTACTTATGCAATAGGATGTATACGCTTCCTTTATCAGGTATCGAGAGTTATCTCTTCCAGATTTGTTATATGATGGTGCACAAGCCGAGCCCCTCGCTTGATAAGTTTGTGATAGATATCTGTGCTAAGTCGTTGAAGATTGCTCTGAAAGTGCATTGGTTTTTGTTGGCTGAGTTGGAGGATTCTGAGGATAGTGAAGGGATTGGTAGGATTCAAGAGAAGTGTCAGATTGCTGCTACTATTATGGGTGAGTGGTCTCCTCTTATGCGTGTGCAGAGTGAGGTTTCGACCCCCGGGAGTAAGAATCAGGTCTTGAGTAGGCTTTTGTCGTCGAAACAGAAGCTCTTCTCGTTGAAGCTGTCTCCTCCGATGCAGAAGTCTTTGTCATTCTCGCCTTCCCCGGGGAGCAGCGTTCAGGATGATGGTAGTCAGTTACCTGCTGAGGACAGTAAGATTTTTAAGAAGCTTATCCCGAGTCCTAAAGTCAGAGATGCTTTGATGTTTAGAAAGTCAGGTGAGAGAGATGATGAAGAGAGTGAGAAGGAAGGGTTTTTCAAGAGGCTCAGGAGGGACAGCAAAGGTGAGGGGGATGAAACAACGTCTAACTCGGAGGGTTTCTTTAAGCGCCTCATGAAAGATAATAAAGCAGAAGATGAGGAGGTAACAAACAGTTCAGAGGGGTTCTTCAAGAGGCTGTTAAGTAGTAAAGGAGAAAACGAGGAATTGACATCGAGTTCAGATGGGAATGGGATGTTTAAGAGGTTGTTACGAGATAATAAGGGTGATGAAGAGGATTTGAGTGCAAACTCGGAGAGTTTCTTCAAGAGGTTATTGCGAGAGAATAAAAAGGAGGATGAGGAGTCAAATGCAAACTCAGAAGGGTTCTTCAAGAAACTATTCCGTGACAGCAAAACTGAGGAAGATAAAGTTCCTAAAGCAATAGATGATGAGGACAAAGATGGATTTTTTAAGAAACTTTTCAAGGATAAAGTTGATGACAAACGACATGCTGATGAAAAGAATGAGACGAATGGAGCAGTCCTTGCTGATGATAAATCTGGTGAAGAGGATGAAAGGGAGGGGTTTTTCAAAAAGTTATTTAAGGAGAAGCCTGACGACAAGAAAGATATTGTCAAAGCCGATGACGGGAGTGAAAGCGAGGGTGACGAATCTCCAGAATTTTCTCTGTTCAAAAGATTATTCCGTACACATTCAGAAGACGCAAAACCTACTTCAGAAATTGAAAATACGAGCAATGGCATAGTTGAAAGCAGTCCTGGGACAGAGAACTTTTTCCGTAAATTGTTCAGAGATCGTGACCAGTCTGTTGAAGATTCTGAACTATTTGGATCAAAGAAGCACAAAGAG AAGCGGCCAGGTTCACCTAAGCAGCAGGATGATACTACAGCTGGTAAGCCCCCACTACCAAAAAATACCGCTTCACAGTTCAGGAAAGGGGCTTACCATGAGTCATTAGAATTTGTACAAGCGTTATGTGAAACATCGTATGGTTTGGTAGATGTCTTTCCCATCGAAGATCGGAAGATTGCTCTTCGGGAG TCTCTTGCAGAGATCAATTTTCATTTATCTGAAGCTGAAACCACTGGAG GAATTTGTTTTCCAATGGGGAGAGGAGTTTATCGTGTCGTTCATATTCCTGAAGACGAATCCACTCTTTTGAATTCTAGGGAAAAAGCGCCCTACATGATCTCCGTAGAGGTTTTGAAAGCGGCAACACCCAG TGCTAAAGATACATCAAACTCCCAGAAGCTTTCTAGAGGGGGGATACCATTGGCCAACGGGGACGCCTTTTTTCAAAAGCAACCTGCATGGGCTTATCCGCTATGGACTACTCAGGAGGCTTATCGCAACAGTGCTGACCGAATGTCGCTTTCCACTGCCCAAGCAATTGATCAGGCAATGACTCCTAAGCCCGACGTGAAGGTGAAACTTGTCAGTGTAAGCCTCTCAGTGGAGAGTTGTACTGTATCTCTTGAATCGCTGAGTGATCCATTCGATGATGTCCTGGCTGAGGCCCCAAGAACTGGGCTAAACTCTGATCTTGAATGGGTAAGGGTTGTCGTGACGGCTGACCCAGGACTTCGAATGGAGAGCATTCCTGATCCAGCAGTCCCACGTAAAAAGGAACATCGCCGTGTTCCAAGTACTGTCGCCATGGAGGAAGTAAGG GCTGCTGCAGCAAAGGGTGAGGCACCCCCAGGCCTTCCTCTCAAAGGGGCTGGTCAGGATTCTTCAGATGCACAACCAAGG GCCAATGGTGGAATGCTAAAGGAGGGTGATGCCTTATCTGGTGAACTTTGGGATGGAAAGCGAGAGAGAATTCGTAAAGCTTCAATATATGGAAATTTACCTGGTTGGGACCTGCGTTCT ATTATTGTGAAGAGCGGTGATGACTGTCGGCAGGAACATCTTGCTGTGCAACTCATATCTCACTTTTATG ATATATTCCAAGAAGCAGGTCTACCCCTCTGGTTACGTCCTTATGAAGTCTTGGTTACATCTTCGTATACTGCCCTTATAGAAACAATTCCAGATACG GCTTCTATTCATTCTATCAAAAGTAGATACCCCAACATCACTAGCCTACGTGAATTCTTTGCCGCAAAGTATAAAGAAAACTCTCCTAGTTTTAAGCTCGCCCAG AGGAATTTTGTTGAGAGTATGGCCGGATACTCTTTGGTCTGTTACCTTCTGCAG GTAAAAGATCGTCATAATGGGAATCTTCTCTTGGATGAAGAGGGTCACATCATACACATTGATTTCGGGTTTATGCTTTCCAATTCGCCTGGTGGTGTAAACTTTGAGAGTGCTCCGTTTAAGTTAACTCGTGAACTTCTTGAG
- the LOC106324871 gene encoding non-specific lipid-transfer protein-like protein At5g64080, translating to MATSFSTLTPFLFILLLSIPSVLEAAHHHTAAPAPAVDCSMLILNMADCLSFVSAGGTEAKPASSCCNGLKTVLKTDAECLCEAFKSSASLGVTLNMTKAATLPAACKLHAPPMAACGLSAAPTMAPGLAPGGAAAAAGPDLSFLAPNPSPGNHGSSLLPFSFTTVLGAMSFVLFLSRV from the exons ATGGCCACTTCATTCTCTACCTTGACACCTTTTCTTTTCATCCTCCTTCTCTCCATCCCCTCCGTTCTTGAAGCAGCTCATCACCACACGGCGGCGCCGGCTCCGGCTGTAGACTGTTCGATGCTCATACTCAACATGGCTGATTGTTTGTCCTTTGTTTCCGCTGGAGGTACGGAGGCCAAGCCGGCTAGTTCGTGTTGCAACGGCCTTAAGACGGTGCTCAAGACTGACGCAGAGTGTCTATGTGAGGCGTTTAAAAGCAGTGCTTCTCTAGGAGTTACTTTGAACATGACTAAAGCAGCTACACTTCCCGCTGCATGCAAGCTTCACGCTCCTCCTATGGCTGCTTGTGGAT TGTCCGCCGCTCCTACTATGGCTCCAG GTCTTGCTCCAGGAGGAGCTGCTGCAGCTGCTGGACCCGACTTAAGTTTTCTAGCTCCAAACCCATCTCCAGGGAACCACGGATCTTCCTTGCTTCCCTTCTCCTTCACCACCGTACTCGGTGCTATGTCCTTCGTATTGTTCTTGTCTCGTGTCTAG